A genomic window from Spodoptera frugiperda isolate SF20-4 chromosome 29, AGI-APGP_CSIRO_Sfru_2.0, whole genome shotgun sequence includes:
- the LOC118268388 gene encoding proteoglycan 4-like has protein sequence MKISVLIITVLIVQVSSTSFFDLFHGAVQTVQYGFGKLLTDVVTDVKETVDCTILAVQQMLSLSEDATRRYYEKCGNGMNSTSTDGNTTSVNEEHLEKEIDDKINKTVSKVLDDYKPDEKIIELEKLLVKESEQLADVNDLLKKEIKKLSEEVGKDFKNVKHNDTDSSVETILHEIKVLEKKELNTRNASEAKEIHHVMSKVLDKIDAIEATEATENAKLDEIVGDLQNKSKDDSIVILKQEIKEWKEEESRNIGELKKEVQEHEKIIDRPKIEPECNHTQPVILNMGIPKDPTARSIILREISSDNITQAEVNDGNSNYKSLDGSQSSNETIQVVELTKRVNPETGPLTTTNSNMNQTVINGNKTNEAVKMDNVYFRSESVANKSSDNMTNNVTVIQRTNVALNSTSQEFSNIGHSNNTETISSINSGTTFTEKVQPLVVPSNETITAANIESIVMKPPENNLTDKHLTSIPVFHYKGLFENKPMQPEEFTTARNEEMPTVTVKTNDTVTPDIPTTDSIPVTEADFLTTPENKENITVTTKPNDKVTPNISITSSSPANEDKPGFTTEPYNPLTPNTVVTDSASVSETRKPEELTPPSNQDNPTITTEPTAPRNLPITDSLPVREYTSLVEETTMVNEDNPTIATEPDDKVTINLPMTDSLPVGETIVVEELTTANNDENPAVNTEPNESATPNQSMIETSPTYENIPLEELTTVANEDNPIVTTEPYNARTPNQSMLDSSTTSENIPLEEITTAANEGTELTETATPDVSTTDSTPTSETIPSDVSSAIPEDAESMPTTTSVNDSTDVTQNDTDITNTTEKGSTPCCKDFEQSLKSSINENTTSSMDVVNSRPTDTPELAIVATTQAAGTTLTTQIPTLRSGLVDNKNASFDYDSFFPSQRSKEVRQLAIKEARQLMKGRKRSERIINNILNSKRKGTFSLFSGAVPIKSGK, from the exons ATGAAAATATCAGTGCTTATAATAACTGTGCTGATCGTACAG GTGTCATCAACATCATTTTTCGATTTATTTCACGGGGCGGTGCAGACAGTTCAATATGGTTTTGGAAAACTATTAACTGACGTAGTAACCGATGTCAAAGAAACGGTTGATTGCACGATTTTGGCTGTACAACAAATGCTTTCTTTAAGCGAAGATGCAACTAGAcgttattatgaaaaatgtgGCAATGGTATGAACTCGACTTCAACAGATGGAAATACTACAAGCGTTAATGAAGAACATCTTGAAAAGGAAATAGATGACAAAATTAACAAGACAGTGTCAAAGGTTCTTGATGACTACAAACCTGATGAAAAAATTATAGAGCTTGAAAAATTACTGGTGAAAGAATCTGAACAACTAGCTGAtgttaatgatttattaaaaaaagaaataaagaaacttTCTGAAGAAGTTGGTAAAGATTTCAAAAACGTCAAACATAATGATACAGATTCGTCTGTTGAGACAATTCTACATGAAATTAAAGTATTGGAAAAGAAAGAACTGAATACTAGAAACGCTTCAGAAGCTAAAGAAATTCATCATGTAATGTCTAAGGTTTTAGACAAAATAGACGCCATTGAAGCAACAGAGGCAACAGAAAACGCTAAACTCGATGAGATTGTGGgagatttacaaaacaaatctaaaGACGACagcattgttattttaaaacaagaaattaaagAATGGAAAGAAGAAGAGTCTCGAAATATAGGTGAACTAAAGAAAGAAGTACAGGAACATGAAAAAATTATTGATCGTCCAAAAATAGAACCCGAATGTAACCATACTCAACCTGTGATATTAAACATGGGTATACCCAAAGATCCCACTGCCAGATCTATAATTTTACGAGAAATATCCAGTGATAACATTACTCAAGCTGAGGTTAATGATGGCAACAGTAATTACAAATCACTCGATGGCAGCCAGTCCTCTAATGAGACTATTCAGGTGGTCGAACTGACAAAACGAGTAAATCCAGAAACTGGGCCTTTAACTACAACCAACTCAAACATGAACCAAACAGTcataaatggaaataaaactAACGAAGCTGTTAAGATGGATAATGTATACTTTAGGTCGGAGTCCGTGGCAAATAAATCTTCAGATAACATGACTAACAATGTCACCGTAATACAAAGAACTAACGTTGCATTAAATTCAACTAGTCAAGAATTTAGCAACATTGGCCATTCTAATAATACGGAAACAATTAGTTCAATTAATTCGGGTACAACATTCACTGAAAAAGTACAGCCCTTGGTCGTACCCTCAAACGAGACAATAACAGCAGCAAACATTGAATCAATTGTTATGAAACCCCCAGAAAATAATTTAACCGATAAACATTTAACTTCTATACCTGTCTTTCATTATAAAGGTCTTTTTGAAAACAAACCTATGCAACCCGAGGAATTCACTACAGCGCGTAATGAAGAGATGCCTACAGTTActgtaaaaacaaatgacacggtGACTCCTGATATACCGACGACAGATAGTATACCAGTTACTGAAGCTGACTTTTTAACTACAccagaaaataaagaaaatatcacAGTTACTACAAAACCGAATGACAAAGTGACTCCAAACATATCAATCACAAGTAGTTCACCTGCTAATGAAGACAAGCCTGGATTTACTACAGAACCGTACAATCCACTGACACCTAACACAGTAGTCACAGATAGCGCATCTGTAAGTGAAACCAGGAAACCTGAAGAACTAACTCCACCAAGTAATCAAGACAATCCTACAATTACTACAGAACCTACAGCCCCCAGGAACTTACCAATCACAGATAGTTTACCTGTCAGGGAATATACTTCACTTGTAGAAGAAACTACAATGGTTAACGAAGATAATCCTACAATTGCTACAGAACCGGACGATAAAGTGACTATTAACTTGCCAATGACAGATAGTTTACCTGTTGGTGAAACTATTGTAGTTGAAGAATTGACTACAGCTAACAATGATGAAAACCCTGCAGTTAATACAGAACCAAACGAATCAGCGACTCCTAACCAATCAATGATAGAAACTTCACCTACTTATGAAAATATTCCTCTTGAAGAATTGACAACAGTTGCTAATGAAGACAATCCTATAGTTACTACAGAACCATATAATGCAAGAACTCCTAACCAATCAATGTTAGATAGTTCAACTACTAGTGAAAATATTCCCCTTGAAGAAATAACTACAGCAGCTAATGAAGGTACAGAACTGACCGAGACGGCGACTCCTGACGTATCTACAACAGATAGTACACCTACTAGTGAAACCATTCCATCTGACGTATCCAGTGCTATTCCCGAGGATGCAGAATCTATGCCAACTACAACAAGTGTTAACGATTCCACAGATGTAACTCAGAACGACACTGATATTACAAATACAACTGAAAAGGGATCTACACCGTGTTGTAAAGATTTTGAGCAATCTTTAAAGAGTTCCATAAATGAAAATACAACAAGTAGCATGGATGTTGTAAATAGTCGACCTACCGATACTCCAGAACTTGCGATAGTTGCAACGACGCAGGCGGCAGGCACGACATTGACCACACAAATTCCAACTCTCAGATCTGGACTCGTAGATAATAAAAACGCATCGTTTGACTACGATTCTTTCTTTCCATCCCAAAGAAGCAAAGAGGTGCGTCAGCTTGCTATAAAGGAAGCCCGTCAACTCATGAAAGGGAGAAAACGCTCAGAGCgcataattaataatatcctCAATAGTAAAAGAAAAGGTACATTTAGTCTATTTAGTGGTGCCGTTCCTATAAAGTCTGGTAAatga
- the LOC118268387 gene encoding protein draper isoform X2 — MWSVLSVLFALLSLTYALLEGPNVCTRQESYTTTIRVSEKQPYQVKEYTWCFNVPPKCSKYKIKFREVFKTQTLVKYRPVEECCAGYAPDAQGEQCVPVCVESCVHGKCVAPNTCACAHGYGGPACDISCPDGKWGRNCQNECTCMNGGTCEPLTGKCACTAGWRGDACERACAPPTYGDNCDELCQCTNNGTCDPASGACRCPPGFTGPLCEEACPSDEPCPVRCRCQNNGKCTFLSTCECPSGWTGEVCANKCPSGKWGPKCEKSCECANGAGCHHVTGRCQCEAGFTGEKCLEICPVGTWGVDCSRKCQCEHSSACSPKDGSCECKPGWTGERCQNRACPANKWGANCDRDCECNPATTDLCDPWTGACECSAGWGGESCERQCPLLTYGKGCRSTCRCENSGLCSPVNGSCLCAPGYRGLRCEELCQYPYYGDNCSRTCDCYNNATCSHETGLCECKPGYEGLKCDRPCNGKTFGLNCRQPCNCENDAPCNPVNGECVCGAGYTGARCDRRCPAGFFGLGCQHRCNCSENAHGCDHVTGQCLCDSSWRGVRCETQCAEGRYGEHCSEKCPCGNNSSCDASSGRCVCAAGWTGVDCTTPCPPGYYGAGCTQVCPENPNGNSTCDPVTGVYACPHGFTGVTCEYPCPLGTYGAGCKEKCTCKNGADCHYVTGACQCLAGWQGPACEASCGAGWWGAACSQPCRCAPHAACRPNDGYCRCPPGYTGHYCTQFCPEGYFGDHCMEPCNCSSEGNWVCDPVVGCMCHRGFIGEKCDIHASDAIVTGIDTSKSSTSGLTVVMIILAFICAAIAILVLLYYRKRVRNLKREIAHVHYTADPNSQPEQQHFDNPVYSYQGSTRSDDSTTLLNNATHFLNNLNPGSKLNNTTMEKLRMKASGSNDTYDPLSSMKNKDADANNPNLYQYEEDDNKLDHVYDEIKHKEGYEMEYDRLNYTPPANKWKPHYQRMNNGFSPGAAQPLPPPRDISPTPPIPPLPKLNIAPLPPKRDEEPLEVPEPPKRDELPSAPLTPPSDEENDVTQP; from the exons ATGTGGTCGGTGCTCAGCGTGTTGTTCGCGCTCCTGAGCCTCACTTATGCACTTCTGGAAGGCCCCAATGTCTGCACCAGACAGGAATC ATACACTACAACGATACGAGTGTCAGAAAAACAGCCGTATCAAGTGAAGGAGTACACATGGTGCTTCAATGTCCCACCGAAGTGTTCGAAGTACAAGATTAAGTTTAGGGAAGTGTTCAAGACTCAGACGTTGGTGAAGTATAGGCCAGTAGAGGAGTGCTGTGCGGGGTACGCGCCAGACGCTCAAGGGGAGCAGTGCGTGCCTGTGTGCGTGGAGTCGTGTGTCCACGGCAAGTGTGTGGCGCCCAATACATGTGCCTGCGCGCACGGTTACGGCGGTCCAGCCTGCGACATAT CATGTCCTGATGGAAAATGGGGCCGAAACTGTCAGAATGAATGTACTTGTATGAATGGTGGTACTTGTGAACCTCTGACCGGTAAGTGCGCTTGCACGGCGGGCTGGCGCGGGGACGCATGTGAACGGGCTTGTGCACCTCCCACGTACGGCGACAACTGCGACGAGCTGTGCCAGTGTACCAACAATGGGACCTGTGACCCGGCCTCCGGCGCCTGCAGGTGTCCTCCGGGGTTCACTGGACCTTT ATGTGAAGAAGCCTGTCCCAGCGATGAACCATGCCCCGTAAGATGCCGCTGTCAGAACAACGGAAAATGTACTTTTCTGTCAACGTGTGAATGTCCGTCTGGATGGACCGGAGAAGTTTGTGCTAATAA GTGTCCATCAGGAAAGTGGGGACCAAAATGTGAGAAATCGTGTGAATGTGCTAACGGAGCTGGTTGTCACCACGTCACTGGTCGCTGTCAGTGCGAAGCTGGCTTTACTGGAGAAAAG tgtCTAGAGATATGCCCAGTGGGTACGTGGGGTGTGGATTGTTCTAGAAAGTGTCAGTGCGAGCACAGTAGTGCTTGTTCTCCAAAGGACGGGTCTTGTGAGTGCAAGCCAGGGTGGACGGGCGAGCGGTGCCAGAACCGAGCCTGTCCCGCCAACAAGTGGGGCGCCAACTGCGACCGAGACTGCGAGTGCAACCCTGCTACTACAgactt GTGTGATCCTTGGACCGGTGCGTGCGAGTGCTCGGCGGGTTGGGGCGGGGAGTCGTGCGAGCGACAGTGCCCGCTACTGACGTACGGGAAGGGATGCCGGTCCACGTGTCGCTGTGAGAACAGTGGACTGTGCTCGCCTGTCAACG GATCATGTCTATGTGCGCCTGGGTACCGTGGGCTGCGTTGTGAAGAGCTCTGTCAGTACCCGTACTACGGAGACAACTGTTCCCGCACTTGCGACTGTTACAATAATGCGACCTGCTCACATGAAACTGGACTCTGTGAATGCAAACCTGG aTATGAAGGCCTTAAATGTGATCGGCCATGTAACGGAAAAACGTTCGGCTTAAATTGTCGGCAACCGTGTAATTGTGAAAACGATGCGCCCTGCAACCCTGTTAACG GCGAGTGTGTATGCGGGGCGGGGTACACGGGCGCGCGCTGCGACCGGCGCTGCCCGGCCGGGTTCTTCGGGCTCGGCTGCCAACATCGCTGCAACTGCTCGGAAAATGCACACGGCTGTGATCACGTCACCGGACAGTGCCTCTGCGACAGCTCTTGGAGAG GTGTGAGATGTGAGACGCAGTGTGCGGAGGGTCGTTACGGGGAGCATTGTTCGGAGAAGTGTCCGTGCGGGAACAACTCGTCGTGCGACGCGTCGTCCGGGCGGTGCGTGTGCGCCGCGGGCTGGACCGGCGTCGACTGCACCACGCCCTGCCCGCCCGGATACTACGGCGCGGGTTGCACTCAAGTTTGCCCCGAAAATCCTAATG GTAACTCTACTTGCGACCCTGTAACCGGCGTGTATGCTTGCCCGCACGGCTTTACTGGTGTGACGTGCGAATACCCCTGCCCACTTGGTACTTACGGCGCTGGGTGCAAGGAGAAGTGCACGTGTAAGAATGGCGCCGATTGTCACTATGTTACGG GCGCGTGCCAGTGCCTGGCGGGCTGGCAGGGCCCGGCGTGCGAGGCGTCGTGCGGCGCGGGGTGGTGGGGCGCGGCGTGCTCGCAGCCGTGTCGCTGCGCGCCGCACGCCGCCTGCAGGCCCAACGACGGCTACTGCCGCTGCCCGCCCGGATACACAGGGCACTACTGCACGCAGT TCTGTCCGGAGGGATATTTCGGCGATCACTGCATGGAGCCTTGCAACTGTTCTTCGGAAGGAAACTGGGTGTGTGACCCAGTGGTCGGGTGTATGTGTCACCGCGGCTTCATCGGAGAGAAATGCGACATACACGCCAGTGACGCCATTGTCACTGGAATTGATACTAGCA AATCCTCAACGTCCGGCCTAACAGTGGTGATGATAATACTGGCGTTCATCTGTGCCGCTATAGCAATACTGGTACTGTTGTACTATCGCAAGCGAGTACGTAACCTCAAGCGGGAGATCGCACACGTACATTACACTGCGGATCCTAATTCACAGCCTG AACAACAGCACTTCGATAACCCTGTGTACTCGTACCAAGGATCCACTCGAAGTGATGATTCCACAACTCTGCTGAACAACGCGACGCATTTCCTGAACAACCTGAACCCGGGAAGCAAACTGAACAACACCACTATGGAGAAACTCAGAATGAAAGCTTCTGGTTCTAATGATA CTTACGACCCGCTGTCCTCTATGAAGAACAAAGATGCTGACGCAAATAATCCGAATTTGTACCAGTACGAAGAAGATGACAATAAATTGGACCATGTTTATGACGAAATCAAACACAAGGAAGGATATG aaaTGGAGTATGATCGTCTGAACTACACGCCACCTGCGAATAAATGGAAGCCCCACTACCAACGGATGAACAACGGGTTCAGCCCAGGCGCCGCGCAACCACTGCCTCCGCCGCGAGACATCTCGCCCACCCCACCGATACCTCCGCTACCCAAACTGAACATTGCCCCCCTGCCTCCGAAAAGGGATGAAGAACCTCTCGAGGTCCCCGAACCCCCTAAAAGGGACGAACTCCCTTCAGCACCCCTAACCCCCCCAAGTGACGAAGAAAATGACGTAACGCAACCTTGA
- the LOC118268387 gene encoding protein draper isoform X1, whose amino-acid sequence MWSVLSVLFALLSLTYALLEGPNVCTRQESYTTTIRVSEKQPYQVKEYTWCFNVPPKCSKYKIKFREVFKTQTLVKYRPVEECCAGYAPDAQGEQCVPVCVESCVHGKCVAPNTCACAHGYGGPACDISCPDGKWGRNCQNECTCMNGGTCEPLTGKCACTAGWRGDACERACAPPTYGDNCDELCQCTNNGTCDPASGACRCPPGFTGPLCEEACPSDEPCPVRCRCQNNGKCTFLSTCECPSGWTGEVCANKCPSGKWGPKCEKSCECANGAGCHHVTGRCQCEAGFTGEKCLEICPVGTWGVDCSRKCQCEHSSACSPKDGSCECKPGWTGERCQNRACPANKWGANCDRDCECNPATTDLCDPWTGACECSAGWGGESCERQCPLLTYGKGCRSTCRCENSGLCSPVNGSCLCAPGYRGLRCEELCQYPYYGDNCSRTCDCYNNATCSHETGLCECKPGYEGLKCDRPCNGKTFGLNCRQPCNCENDAPCNPVNGECVCGAGYTGARCDRRCPAGFFGLGCQHRCNCSENAHGCDHVTGQCLCDSSWRGVRCETQCAEGRYGEHCSEKCPCGNNSSCDASSGRCVCAAGWTGVDCTTPCPPGYYGAGCTQVCPENPNGNSTCDPVTGVYACPHGFTGVTCEYPCPLGTYGAGCKEKCTCKNGADCHYVTGACQCLAGWQGPACEASCGAGWWGAACSQPCRCAPHAACRPNDGYCRCPPGYTGHYCTQFCPEGYFGDHCMEPCNCSSEGNWVCDPVVGCMCHRGFIGEKCDIHASDAIVTGIDTSRESSTSGLTVVMIILAFICAAIAILVLLYYRKRVRNLKREIAHVHYTADPNSQPEQQHFDNPVYSYQGSTRSDDSTTLLNNATHFLNNLNPGSKLNNTTMEKLRMKASGSNDTYDPLSSMKNKDADANNPNLYQYEEDDNKLDHVYDEIKHKEGYEMEYDRLNYTPPANKWKPHYQRMNNGFSPGAAQPLPPPRDISPTPPIPPLPKLNIAPLPPKRDEEPLEVPEPPKRDELPSAPLTPPSDEENDVTQP is encoded by the exons ATGTGGTCGGTGCTCAGCGTGTTGTTCGCGCTCCTGAGCCTCACTTATGCACTTCTGGAAGGCCCCAATGTCTGCACCAGACAGGAATC ATACACTACAACGATACGAGTGTCAGAAAAACAGCCGTATCAAGTGAAGGAGTACACATGGTGCTTCAATGTCCCACCGAAGTGTTCGAAGTACAAGATTAAGTTTAGGGAAGTGTTCAAGACTCAGACGTTGGTGAAGTATAGGCCAGTAGAGGAGTGCTGTGCGGGGTACGCGCCAGACGCTCAAGGGGAGCAGTGCGTGCCTGTGTGCGTGGAGTCGTGTGTCCACGGCAAGTGTGTGGCGCCCAATACATGTGCCTGCGCGCACGGTTACGGCGGTCCAGCCTGCGACATAT CATGTCCTGATGGAAAATGGGGCCGAAACTGTCAGAATGAATGTACTTGTATGAATGGTGGTACTTGTGAACCTCTGACCGGTAAGTGCGCTTGCACGGCGGGCTGGCGCGGGGACGCATGTGAACGGGCTTGTGCACCTCCCACGTACGGCGACAACTGCGACGAGCTGTGCCAGTGTACCAACAATGGGACCTGTGACCCGGCCTCCGGCGCCTGCAGGTGTCCTCCGGGGTTCACTGGACCTTT ATGTGAAGAAGCCTGTCCCAGCGATGAACCATGCCCCGTAAGATGCCGCTGTCAGAACAACGGAAAATGTACTTTTCTGTCAACGTGTGAATGTCCGTCTGGATGGACCGGAGAAGTTTGTGCTAATAA GTGTCCATCAGGAAAGTGGGGACCAAAATGTGAGAAATCGTGTGAATGTGCTAACGGAGCTGGTTGTCACCACGTCACTGGTCGCTGTCAGTGCGAAGCTGGCTTTACTGGAGAAAAG tgtCTAGAGATATGCCCAGTGGGTACGTGGGGTGTGGATTGTTCTAGAAAGTGTCAGTGCGAGCACAGTAGTGCTTGTTCTCCAAAGGACGGGTCTTGTGAGTGCAAGCCAGGGTGGACGGGCGAGCGGTGCCAGAACCGAGCCTGTCCCGCCAACAAGTGGGGCGCCAACTGCGACCGAGACTGCGAGTGCAACCCTGCTACTACAgactt GTGTGATCCTTGGACCGGTGCGTGCGAGTGCTCGGCGGGTTGGGGCGGGGAGTCGTGCGAGCGACAGTGCCCGCTACTGACGTACGGGAAGGGATGCCGGTCCACGTGTCGCTGTGAGAACAGTGGACTGTGCTCGCCTGTCAACG GATCATGTCTATGTGCGCCTGGGTACCGTGGGCTGCGTTGTGAAGAGCTCTGTCAGTACCCGTACTACGGAGACAACTGTTCCCGCACTTGCGACTGTTACAATAATGCGACCTGCTCACATGAAACTGGACTCTGTGAATGCAAACCTGG aTATGAAGGCCTTAAATGTGATCGGCCATGTAACGGAAAAACGTTCGGCTTAAATTGTCGGCAACCGTGTAATTGTGAAAACGATGCGCCCTGCAACCCTGTTAACG GCGAGTGTGTATGCGGGGCGGGGTACACGGGCGCGCGCTGCGACCGGCGCTGCCCGGCCGGGTTCTTCGGGCTCGGCTGCCAACATCGCTGCAACTGCTCGGAAAATGCACACGGCTGTGATCACGTCACCGGACAGTGCCTCTGCGACAGCTCTTGGAGAG GTGTGAGATGTGAGACGCAGTGTGCGGAGGGTCGTTACGGGGAGCATTGTTCGGAGAAGTGTCCGTGCGGGAACAACTCGTCGTGCGACGCGTCGTCCGGGCGGTGCGTGTGCGCCGCGGGCTGGACCGGCGTCGACTGCACCACGCCCTGCCCGCCCGGATACTACGGCGCGGGTTGCACTCAAGTTTGCCCCGAAAATCCTAATG GTAACTCTACTTGCGACCCTGTAACCGGCGTGTATGCTTGCCCGCACGGCTTTACTGGTGTGACGTGCGAATACCCCTGCCCACTTGGTACTTACGGCGCTGGGTGCAAGGAGAAGTGCACGTGTAAGAATGGCGCCGATTGTCACTATGTTACGG GCGCGTGCCAGTGCCTGGCGGGCTGGCAGGGCCCGGCGTGCGAGGCGTCGTGCGGCGCGGGGTGGTGGGGCGCGGCGTGCTCGCAGCCGTGTCGCTGCGCGCCGCACGCCGCCTGCAGGCCCAACGACGGCTACTGCCGCTGCCCGCCCGGATACACAGGGCACTACTGCACGCAGT TCTGTCCGGAGGGATATTTCGGCGATCACTGCATGGAGCCTTGCAACTGTTCTTCGGAAGGAAACTGGGTGTGTGACCCAGTGGTCGGGTGTATGTGTCACCGCGGCTTCATCGGAGAGAAATGCGACATACACGCCAGTGACGCCATTGTCACTGGAATTGATACTAGCA GAGAATCCTCAACGTCCGGCCTAACAGTGGTGATGATAATACTGGCGTTCATCTGTGCCGCTATAGCAATACTGGTACTGTTGTACTATCGCAAGCGAGTACGTAACCTCAAGCGGGAGATCGCACACGTACATTACACTGCGGATCCTAATTCACAGCCTG AACAACAGCACTTCGATAACCCTGTGTACTCGTACCAAGGATCCACTCGAAGTGATGATTCCACAACTCTGCTGAACAACGCGACGCATTTCCTGAACAACCTGAACCCGGGAAGCAAACTGAACAACACCACTATGGAGAAACTCAGAATGAAAGCTTCTGGTTCTAATGATA CTTACGACCCGCTGTCCTCTATGAAGAACAAAGATGCTGACGCAAATAATCCGAATTTGTACCAGTACGAAGAAGATGACAATAAATTGGACCATGTTTATGACGAAATCAAACACAAGGAAGGATATG aaaTGGAGTATGATCGTCTGAACTACACGCCACCTGCGAATAAATGGAAGCCCCACTACCAACGGATGAACAACGGGTTCAGCCCAGGCGCCGCGCAACCACTGCCTCCGCCGCGAGACATCTCGCCCACCCCACCGATACCTCCGCTACCCAAACTGAACATTGCCCCCCTGCCTCCGAAAAGGGATGAAGAACCTCTCGAGGTCCCCGAACCCCCTAAAAGGGACGAACTCCCTTCAGCACCCCTAACCCCCCCAAGTGACGAAGAAAATGACGTAACGCAACCTTGA